The Megalops cyprinoides isolate fMegCyp1 chromosome 22, fMegCyp1.pri, whole genome shotgun sequence genome contains a region encoding:
- the LOC118769381 gene encoding glutaredoxin domain-containing cysteine-rich protein 1-like produces MERTTFKTGNEKPQKKVRFRVASANSGRILKEVYKEEGPSDSLDSDCTSSLDLERASTPSTSEANGHLNGLVSSELDESGSEPDDLLLYASASKDRLFSTKRINILSKNGTVRGVKHKVSAGQVLFNNLSSVYGSAVKVEFGQIVIYTTSFRVVRNTFERCELVRKIFQNHRVKFLEKNIALDSEYMKELEQRCRRVGEPPSLPVVFIDGHYLGGAEKILGMNESGELQDLLTKIERVQHPHTCLTCGGFAFIPCPMCHGSKMSLFRNCFTDSFKALKCTACNENGLQPCPSCSR; encoded by the exons atgGAGCGGACGACCTTTAAAACAGGGAACGAGAAACCGCAGAAGAAAGTGAGGTTTCGGGTGGCGTCGGCGAACAGCGGGCGGATCCTCAAAGAGGTGTACAAAGAAGAGGGGCCGTCGGACTCCCTGGACTCAGACTGCACCAGCAGCTTGGATTTGGAGCGGGCCAGCACCCCGTCGACGAGCGAAGCCAATGGCCACCTCAATGGACTGGTTAGCTCGGAGCTGGACGAGAGCGGGAGCGAGCCGGATGACCTGCTTCTGTACGCCAGTGCATCCAAGGACAGACTGTTCAGCACCAAGCGCATCAACATTCTCAGCAAGAATGGGACCGTGCGAGGGGTGAAACACAAAGTGAGCGCCGGACAGGTGCTCTTCAACAATCTGTCCAGCGTATATGGG TCAGCCGTGAAAGTGGAGTTCGGGCAGATAGTGATCTACACCACCAGCTTCCGCGTGGTGAGGAACACCTTCGAGCGCTGTGAGCTGGTCCGCAAGATCTTCCAGAACCACCGGGTCAAGTTCCTGGAGAAGAACATCGCCCTGGACAGCGAGTACATGAAGGAGCTGGAGCAACGCTGCCGGAGGGTGGGGGAGCCGCCCTCTCTCCCCGTGGTCTTCATAGACGGACACTACCTGGGG GGTGCTGAGAAAATACTGGGGATGAATGAATCAGGGGAGCTCCAGGATCTTCTCACCAAAATTGAG AGGGTGCAGCACCCCCACACATGCCTCACCTGCGGGGGCTTCGCATTTATCCCATGCCCCATGTGCCATGGCAGCAAGATGTCCCTGTTTCGCAACTGCTTCACGGACTCCTTCAAGGCCCTCAAATGCACCGCCTGCAACGAGAATGGGCTGCAGCCCTGCCCCAGCTGCTCCCGCTAG